A region of Anguilla anguilla isolate fAngAng1 chromosome 18, fAngAng1.pri, whole genome shotgun sequence DNA encodes the following proteins:
- the znf451 gene encoding E3 SUMO-protein ligase ZNF451 encodes MMATSPVTDEDEVEFVSEGPLRPVLEYIDLLSDGENEDFPVHRTVEDQVDRQKAKVASTLDRLAHQVATEKQERAEKCRAFKEKIVSQQAHGRQELAFNASSGETRSAKHCVDMWLKMPGPKPGAVHTGWMKRRPAPPPDGSRRPSTHTCPVVNCGRTFDGVPLLEGHLKRFDHSPCDPAVTLRGGPSEIYACVACGKSFQTKAAWQNHYRSKHSSPSHGSGLSFQLIQCFACPCCCLLFNLRDQCLQHMAARNHISHAIILSEKTPQAPMPIPVPRYAQNQLIALCKEVPFCVRCSSCRRTLSSHMEARAHFSVQCRQGGAVAEAAQTVAEVLRGLCAFGRCSRCRRTFPREADAAAHQSQTQHRVSAFRTVQEALLHYCQLHQQGAPSGPAKRQEAGRDAEESPAKRRRQGGGGGATAWACECGLSFPEEAAARRHLLAANQIFHRCGVCGKEMGEAAIARLHMSRFHGGAHLSNFLFRCRRCGTDAPREEDVLAHVRDAHAGHTFYREREAPPAPAPVPGPPTPAKPPSLAKATPAKPPSSPADAAATEPAGPSGGGRGRGRGQGRGWLCRMCEDVFGSEAEVRAHCGDVGAHSFHKFLCGKCGQRFFKAPTLARHCQLQHAGRSDPRRFCGLCNGMQLDSEEDFLRHYRSLHARDYCRLEEEPEEEEEEQEEEAGPGETGPSLAGAPGLPAELLCPCMGAEEGGADQKAAFTRCMRRLAGEGLCSYACPPCGLRTPHYLLAKEHARLRHGSPGKRVRVLCGSCPESAADVPSFHSHFHARHCPLEPCASLRGPGRAHADAGDGLRVLKAEEVSLETKAEEFEEVKRAVALSVEEPERGAEESGRGAEETGRGAEESGRGAEGDSEECDEDLKRALALSAEEAQEQAEGEREMEEALQRSLLEF; translated from the exons GTCGAAGACCAGGTGGACAGGCAGAAGGCGAAGGTGGCGTCCACGCTCGACCGGCTGGCTCACCAAGTGGCCACCGAGAAGCAGGAGAGAGCCGAGAAGTGCCGAGCATTCAAG GAGAAGATCGTCTCCCAGCAAGCTCACGGGCGCCAGGAGCTGGCCTTCAACGCCAGCAGCGGCGAGACCCGCAGCGCCAAGCACTGCGTCGACATGTGGCTAAAGATGCCAG GGCCCAAACCCGGGGCCGTGCACACCGGATGGATGAAGCGGaggcccgccccccctcccgacGGCTCCCGCCGGCCCTCCACGCACACCTGCCCCGTGGTCAACTGCGGCCGGACGTTCGACGGCGTCCCCCTGCTGGAGGGTCACCTGAAAAG GTTCGACCACTCGCCCTGCGACCCCGCCGTCACGCTGCGGGGGGGCCCGTCGGAGATCTACGCCTGCGTCGCCTGCGGCAAGAGCTTCCAGACCAAAGCGGCCTGGCAGAACCACTACCGGTCCAAG cattccTCCCCCAGCCATGGGAGTGGCCTGTCCTTCCAGCTGATCCAGTGCTTCGCCTGTCCCTGCTGCTGCCTGCTCTTCAACCTGAGGGACCAGTGTCTGCAGCACATGGCAGCCCGTAACCACATCAGCCATGCCATCATTCTGAGCG AAAAGACGCCCCAGGCCCCTATGCCCATTCCAGTCCCGCGCTACGCCCAGAACCAGCTGATCGCTCTCTGCAAGGAGGTGCCCTTCTGCGTCAGgtgctcctcctgcaggagaacGCTGAGCTCACACATGGAGGCCCGGGCACACTtcag cgTGCAGTGCCGGCAGGGCGGGGCCGTGGCGGAGGCGGCGCAGACGGTGGCGGAGGTGCTGCGGGGGCTGTGCGCGTTCGGGCGCTGCTCGCGCTGCCGCCGGACCTTCCCGCGCGAGGCGGACGCCGCGGCCCACCAGAGCCAGACGCAGCACCGCGTCTCGGCCTTCCGGACCGTGCAGGAGGCCCTGCTGCACTACTGCCagctccaccagcagggggcgccctcCGGGCCGGCCAAACGGCAGGAGGCGGGCCGCGACGCGGAGGAGTCCCCCGCCAAGAGGCGgagacaggggggcgggggcggggccaccgcCTGGGCCTGCGAGTGCGGGCTGAGCTTCCCCGAGGAGGCCGCCGCCCGCAGGCACCTGCTGGCGGCCAATCAGATCTTCCACAGGTGCGGCGTGTGCGGGAAGGAGATGGGCGAGGCCGCCATCGCCCGGCTGCACATGAGCCGTTTCCACGGCGGCGCCCACCTCTCCAACTTCCTGTTCCGGTGCCGGCGCTGCGGGACGGACGCGCCCCGGGAGGAGGACGTCCTGGCGCACGTGCGGGACGCCCACGCGGGACACACCTTCTACCGCGAGCGGgaggccccgcccgcccccgcccctgtcccAGGACCGCCTACACCCGCCAAGCCCCCCTCCCTAGCAAAGGCCACGCCCGCcaagcccccctcctccccggcgGATGCTGCAGCCACCGAACCGGCGGGGCCCtcgggcggcgggcggggccgggggcggggccaggggcggggctggcTCTGCCGGATGTGCGAGGACGTGTTCGGCTCGGAGGCGGAGGTGCGGGCGCACTGCGGGGACGTGGGGGCGCACAGCTTCCACAAGTTCCTGTGCGGCAAGTGCGGCCAGCGCTTCTTCAAGGCGCCCACGCTGGCGCGGCACTGCCAGCTGCAGCACGCCGGCCGCTCGGACCCGCGCCGCTTCTGCGGGCTCTGCAACGGCATGCAGCTGGACTCCGAGGAGGACTTCCTGCGCCACTACCGCAGCCTGCACGCCCGCGACTACTGCCgcctggaggaggagccggaggaggaggaggaggagcaggaggaggaggcggggcccggAGAGACCGGCCCCTCCCTTGCGGGCGCGCCCGGCCTCCCGGCCGAGCTCCTCTGCCCCTGCATGGGCgcggaggagggcggggccgaccAGAAGGCCGCCTTCACCCGCTGCATGAGGCGCCTGGCGGGGGAGGGCCTGTGCTCCTACGCCTGCCCCCCCTGCGGCCTGCGCACCCCCCACTACCTGCTGGCCAAGGAGCACGCGCGCCTCCGGCACGGCTCCCCGGGGAAACGCGTGCGCGTGCTCTGCGGTTCCTGCCCGGAGAGCGCCGCCGACGTGCCCAGCTTCCACAGCCACTTCCACGCTCGCCACTGCCCCCTGGAGCCCTGCGCCAGCCTGCGCGGGCCGGGCCGCGCCCACGCCGACGCCGGGGACGGCCTCAGGGTGCTGAAGGCCGAGGAGGTCTCCCTGGAAACGAAAG CGGAAGAATTTGAGGAGGTGAAACGTGCTGTTGCTCTGAGCGTGGAGGAGCCTGAGAGGGGAGCAGAGGAGTCCGGGAGGGGAGCAGAGGAGACCGGGAGGGGAGCAGAGGAGTCCGGGAGGGGAGCAGAGGGCGACAGTG AGGAATGCGACGAGGATCTGAAGCGCGCTCTGGCCCTGAGCGCGGAGGAGGCGCAGGAGCAggcggagggggagagag AGATGGAAGAAGCATTACAGAGAAGCCTTCTGGAATTTTGA
- the bag2 gene encoding BAG family molecular chaperone regulator 2: protein MAQTKIQAKMNDAGKGSRFSRTMSMADRSGRLLEQMDQLEMRVEALRETASALEQEKESLLEMIQSMKNSQEMRNISDGEREELTVTADRLLGRTLTVEVSVETIRTPQQEDALRKATSLINEIVAKVLDDLDNGRKRLISLHAACVTEVPPVPIDQKFQSIVISCALEDQKKIKRRLETLIRNMDNAGKTIRIMDQQKVVDSESANGK, encoded by the exons ATGgctcaaacaaaaatacaagcgAAAATGAATGACGCCGGCAAGGGGAGCAGATTCAGCAGGACCATGTCGATGGCGGATCGCTCCGGGAGGCTGCTGGAACAAATGGACCAACTGGAAATGAG GGTGGAAGCGTTAAGAGAGACGGCAAGCGCATTGGAACAAGAGAAGGAGAGTTTGTTGGAAATGATTCAGTCAATGAAGAACAGCCAAGAAATGCGCAACATCAGCGACG GGGAACGAGAAGAGCTCACAGTAACGGCCGACCGTTTGTTGGGACGGACCCTGACCGTCGAGGTTTCCGTGGAAACCATCCGAACCCCTCAACAGGAGGACGCTCTGCGTAAAGCTACTTCTCTGATTAATGAAATCGTCGCGAAAGTGTTGGACGACCTGGACAACGGAAGAAAACGACTGATCTCTTTGCATGCAGCCTGCGTCACCGAAGTTCCCCCGGTGCCAATCGATCAAAAGTTTCAGAGCATCGTGATAAGCTGTGCCTTGGAGGACCAGAAGAAAATCAAGAGGAGGCTGGAAACGTTAATCAGAAATATGGACAACGCAGGGAAAACTATCAGGATCATGGATCAGCAAAAAGTGGTTGATTCAGAGAGCGCTAATGGCAAATAA
- the rab23 gene encoding ras-related protein Rab-23, whose amino-acid sequence MLEEDMEVAIKVVVVGNGAVGKSSMIQRYCKGIFTRDYKKTIGVDFLERQIVVNDEDVRLMLWDTAGQEEFDAITKAYYRGAQACVLVFSTTDRDSFEAIGSWREKVEAEVGDIPTVLVQNKIDLLDDTVIKNEEAEGLAKKLKLRFYRTSVKEDLNVNEVFKYLADKYLQRLKQQSAEETEVVHTTSNKIGVFNTAGGSHSGQNSSSLNGCEVINLRPNRQRTKKSKTPFGSCRLL is encoded by the exons ATGTTGGAGGAGGACATGGAGGTGGCCATcaaggtggtggtggtgggcaaCGGGGCCGTGGGCAAGTCCAGCATGATCCAGCGCTACTGCAAGGGCATCTTCACCCGGGACTACAAGAAGACCATCGGGGTGGACTTCCTAGAGCGCCAGATCGT GGTAAACGATGAGGACGTGAGGCTGATGCTGTGGGACACAGCAGGCCAGGAGGAGTTTGACGCCATCACCAAGGCCTACTATCGAG GGGCCCAGGCCTGTGTGCTGGTCTTCTCCACCACAGACCGCGACTCGTTTGAGGCCATCGGCAGTTGGAGGGAGAAGGTGGAGGCGGAGGTGGGGGACATCCCCACCGTGCTGGTGCAGAACAAGATCGACCTCCTGGACGACACGGTGATCAAAAA CGAGGAGGCAGAGGGATTGGCCAAGAAGCTGAAGCTGAGGTTCTACCGCACTTCAGTGAAAGAGGACCTCAATGTCAATGAAG TTTTCAAGTACCTGGCGGACAAATACCTGCAGAGACTGAAGCAGCAGAGCGCGGAGGAGACGGAGGTGGTGCACACAACCAGCAATAAAATCG GGGTGTTCAACACGGCAGGAGGCAGCCACTCCGGGCAAAACTCCAGCAGCCTGAACGGCTGTGAGGTCATCAACCTGCGACCGAACCGACAAAGGACCAAGAAGAGCAAAACGCCCTTCGGCAGCTGCCGCCTGCTGTAA